In Arcobacter ellisii, a genomic segment contains:
- a CDS encoding transporter substrate-binding domain-containing protein: protein MKILFIIILLTFNIFAKEIDFKISYDPDYAPFSYKQDGKEAGLFVDIWKLWAKHNNYNIEFVDGILWDDAINLVKEEKVDFFLGTNPFKDWMIPSNFFYEIKSTFFTLSKNEIILEMKNDLTIGLIGSNYKNIILEHFPNATIKTYDEYITSIEALKNGEIDLIYDDKIAIEYFCVQNNLFHMIKPLDNFITKMKSHAIAKTKEKAEIFNQGFLKIPANELLNLERKWILNENEQYYKNFKQQIDLTSKELDFIKNNKISVSISNSWEPFTFKSKNNEALGISSEYWKLIASKLDLKTQNEFFETFNQQLSSIKEKKSDLIYSAGETPQRKEYAIFSKEYVNFPISIVTKKDENFIENISLIKNKKLAIGNNFTAHNILKNAYPDMNFILVNSIKEGLDLVSKGKAYAFIDIQPVLLYNISKYNFDNLKVTGNTGLTFSLKFMIRDDYAILESILNKAISSVSLNELNAIITKWNNVQFQTSFNYDIFWKMAIAIFIISIAFIYRNLTLKNINSTLQMKVDEKTKQLNEMNKNLEILVAKKTKELIQKENILNHQSKMAAMGEMIENIAHQWRQPLSVISTVATGAKLKKDLNILSDEEFYETVDIIKNSTLHLSNTIDDFRNFFSNDKELTSFDINVPIDKVIYLVSSKLKNRNISIIKNHQEIYVLGLENEFIQVILNIINNSIDAFETNNNLDKFIFINMYKENNTAILTIKDNAGGIKNENLDRIFEPYFTTKHKSQGTGIGLYMSLEIINKHMNGKLSASNKEYIYNNKKYTGAEFKIELNLDK from the coding sequence ATGAAAATACTTTTTATTATTATTTTATTAACTTTCAATATTTTTGCAAAAGAGATAGATTTTAAAATTTCTTATGACCCTGATTATGCACCATTTTCATATAAACAAGATGGTAAAGAGGCTGGATTATTTGTAGATATCTGGAAATTGTGGGCAAAACACAATAACTATAATATAGAATTTGTAGATGGTATATTATGGGATGATGCAATAAATTTAGTAAAAGAAGAAAAAGTTGACTTTTTTTTAGGAACAAATCCTTTTAAAGATTGGATGATTCCTTCAAATTTCTTTTATGAAATTAAAAGCACTTTTTTTACTCTTTCAAAAAATGAAATTATTTTAGAAATGAAAAATGATTTAACAATTGGTTTGATTGGTTCAAATTACAAAAATATAATTTTAGAACATTTTCCTAATGCTACAATAAAAACTTATGATGAATATATTACATCTATAGAAGCTTTAAAAAATGGCGAAATTGACTTAATTTATGATGATAAAATAGCAATTGAATATTTTTGTGTTCAAAATAATCTATTTCATATGATAAAACCTTTAGATAATTTTATAACAAAAATGAAATCACATGCTATTGCAAAAACTAAAGAAAAAGCTGAAATTTTTAATCAAGGTTTTTTAAAAATTCCCGCTAATGAGCTACTAAATTTAGAGAGAAAATGGATTTTAAATGAAAATGAACAATATTATAAAAACTTCAAACAACAAATAGATTTAACTTCTAAAGAATTAGATTTTATAAAAAACAATAAAATAAGTGTCTCTATTTCTAATTCATGGGAACCATTTACTTTTAAATCAAAAAATAATGAAGCTCTTGGAATCTCATCAGAATACTGGAAATTAATTGCTAGTAAACTAGATTTAAAAACACAAAATGAATTTTTTGAAACATTTAATCAACAACTATCAAGCATAAAAGAGAAAAAATCTGACTTAATTTATAGTGCTGGAGAAACTCCACAAAGAAAAGAGTATGCTATTTTTTCAAAAGAATATGTAAACTTTCCAATATCAATAGTTACTAAAAAAGATGAAAATTTTATTGAAAATATATCTTTAATAAAAAACAAAAAACTTGCTATTGGTAATAATTTTACAGCTCACAATATTTTAAAAAATGCCTATCCTGATATGAATTTTATCCTTGTAAATAGTATTAAAGAAGGTTTAGATTTAGTTTCAAAAGGAAAAGCTTATGCTTTTATTGACATACAACCTGTATTGCTTTATAACATTTCAAAATACAATTTTGATAATTTAAAAGTAACTGGAAATACAGGTTTAACTTTTAGTTTAAAATTTATGATAAGAGATGATTATGCAATATTAGAATCCATTTTAAATAAAGCAATTTCATCTGTTTCTCTAAATGAATTAAATGCAATCATCACAAAATGGAATAATGTACAGTTCCAAACGAGTTTCAATTATGACATTTTTTGGAAAATGGCTATTGCGATTTTTATTATTTCCATTGCTTTTATATATAGAAACTTGACTCTAAAAAATATAAATAGCACTTTACAAATGAAAGTTGATGAAAAAACTAAACAATTAAATGAGATGAATAAAAATTTAGAAATTCTTGTAGCTAAAAAGACAAAAGAGTTGATTCAAAAAGAAAATATTTTAAATCATCAATCAAAAATGGCAGCAATGGGAGAGATGATTGAAAATATTGCCCATCAGTGGAGACAACCATTATCTGTAATCTCAACAGTTGCAACAGGAGCTAAATTAAAAAAAGATTTGAATATTTTAAGTGATGAAGAGTTTTATGAAACAGTTGATATTATAAAAAACTCTACTTTACATTTATCAAATACAATTGATGATTTTAGGAATTTTTTTAGCAATGACAAGGAACTAACATCTTTTGATATAAATGTTCCTATTGATAAAGTTATTTATCTTGTAAGTAGTAAATTAAAAAATAGAAATATCTCTATTATAAAAAATCATCAAGAAATATATGTTTTAGGATTAGAAAATGAGTTTATTCAAGTTATATTAAATATCATAAATAACTCAATTGATGCTTTTGAAACAAATAATAATCTTGATAAATTTATTTTTATTAATATGTATAAAGAGAATAATACAGCTATTTTAACAATTAAAGATAATGCTGGCGGAATAAAAAATGAGAATTTAGATAGAATTTTTGAACCATATTTTACAACAAAACATAAAAGTCAAGGAACAGGAATTGGTCTTTATATGTCCCTTGAAATTATAAATAAACATATGAATGGAAAATTATCAGCTTCAAATAAAGAGTATATTTATAATAATAAAAAATATACTGGTGCTGAATTTAAAATAGAACTAAATTTAGATAAATAG